In Arthrobacter sp. QXT-31, one genomic interval encodes:
- a CDS encoding DoxX family protein, which produces MNQSTLTTTALTVLRVIAGFLFAAHGWQKFNEFTIAGTQASFAKMGVPAAEIAAPAVATLELVGGIALILGVLTRVFAALLALNMLGAFFLVHASAGVFVGNGGYELVLLLAAGALAIALAGAGRFSADAAMFGRGNSKLRVLA; this is translated from the coding sequence ATGAACCAGTCCACCCTTACCACCACAGCCCTGACGGTCCTGCGCGTAATCGCGGGATTCCTCTTCGCCGCGCACGGCTGGCAGAAGTTCAACGAATTCACCATCGCCGGCACGCAGGCATCCTTCGCCAAGATGGGGGTTCCGGCCGCCGAAATCGCCGCCCCGGCCGTCGCCACGCTTGAACTTGTGGGCGGCATCGCCCTCATCCTCGGTGTGCTGACCCGCGTCTTCGCCGCCCTTCTCGCGCTGAACATGCTTGGAGCATTCTTCCTGGTCCACGCCTCGGCCGGCGTCTTCGTTGGCAACGGCGGCTATGAACTGGTCCTCCTCCTGGCCGCCGGCGCGCTTGCCATCGCACTGGCCGGCGCCGGCCGCTTCTCGGCGGACGCAGCCATGTTCGGCCGCGGCAACTCTAAGCTCAGGGTTCTCGCGTAG
- a CDS encoding acyl-CoA thioesterase: MSETAANSVTLRFLAAPMDVGHSGSVDAGTVLEWVDKAAYAAAVGWAKSYCVTAYVGNIHFADPVNSGDMVEVTATIVYTGRSSMHIRTVVSSGDPKGGPATMRSQCMVIFVAVGEDGKPVPVTQFEPKTAEELEQRDHALARIKIREQIVEAMSAQEYTDAGTAERVVLRFMAAPTDVNWGGKVHGGIVMKWIDEAAYVCASRYCGRDTVAVFSGGVRFYRPLLIGHVVEVEARLVYTGTKGMHIAVHVRSGDPKGRELNLTTYCLTVMVARDAEGTSVPIPPWTPVSEEDRRLHAHARELLEIRAAAPGNRLPNHLLPAQPH, encoded by the coding sequence ATGAGCGAGACCGCCGCCAATTCAGTGACCCTCCGCTTTCTTGCCGCCCCCATGGACGTGGGCCACAGCGGATCCGTTGACGCCGGCACCGTGCTGGAGTGGGTGGACAAGGCGGCCTACGCTGCAGCCGTCGGTTGGGCCAAGTCATACTGCGTTACCGCTTACGTGGGGAACATCCACTTCGCCGATCCCGTGAACAGCGGCGACATGGTGGAGGTGACGGCAACCATCGTCTACACGGGCCGCTCCTCCATGCATATCCGGACAGTGGTTTCCTCCGGGGACCCGAAGGGCGGTCCGGCCACCATGCGCAGTCAGTGCATGGTGATCTTTGTTGCTGTTGGCGAGGACGGCAAACCCGTACCCGTTACGCAGTTTGAACCGAAGACGGCGGAGGAGCTGGAGCAGCGGGACCACGCCCTGGCTCGGATCAAGATCCGCGAGCAGATTGTCGAAGCCATGAGCGCCCAGGAATATACCGACGCCGGCACGGCAGAGCGCGTCGTACTCCGGTTCATGGCTGCACCTACGGACGTGAACTGGGGCGGCAAAGTCCACGGCGGGATCGTCATGAAATGGATCGACGAGGCAGCATATGTGTGCGCCTCACGCTACTGTGGCCGCGACACGGTGGCCGTCTTCTCCGGCGGAGTGCGCTTCTACCGGCCGCTGCTGATCGGCCATGTGGTGGAGGTGGAGGCCCGGCTGGTCTACACGGGCACCAAGGGCATGCACATCGCCGTACATGTCCGCTCCGGGGACCCCAAGGGCCGGGAGCTGAACCTCACTACATACTGCCTCACCGTGATGGTTGCCCGCGACGCGGAGGGAACTTCCGTCCCCATTCCGCCATGGACGCCCGTGTCCGAGGAGGACAGGCGCCTTCACGCCCATGCGCGGGAACTCCTGGAAATCAGGGCAGCCGCCCCCGGCAACCGGCTCCCCAACCACCTGCTGCCGGCGCAGCCTCACTAG
- the dnaB gene encoding replicative DNA helicase — translation MSVTHLDPIEGTRESESSRRPPQDIPAEQSVLGGMMLSKDAIADVVEILRGQDFYRPAHETIYEAVIDLYGRGEPADAVTVSDELTKRGEINRIGGPAYLHELIQTVPTAANAGYYAEIVAERAVLRRLVNAGTKIVQLGYGQDGEVEDLVNQAQAEVYAVAERRTAEDYVVLKDVMESTVDEIEASGHRGEGMVGVPTGFYELDELTHGLHPGQMIVIAARPAVGKSTFALDFARSAAIKHNLSTVMFSLEMGRNEIAMRLLSAEATIGLQDLRKGTIKDEQWSKIATTMGRMNDAPLFIDDSPNMSLMEIRAKCRRLKQQHDLKLVILDYLQLMSSGKKVESRQQEVSEFSRALKLLAKELQVPVIALSQLNRGSEQRQDKRPMVSDLRESGSIEQDADMVILLHREDVYDKESPRAGEADILVAKHRNGPTKDIVVAFQGHYSRFANMAGDAGGGGF, via the coding sequence TTGTCAGTTACGCACCTGGACCCAATCGAAGGTACCCGCGAATCCGAGAGCAGCCGCAGGCCTCCGCAGGACATTCCCGCTGAACAGTCCGTCCTGGGCGGCATGATGCTGTCCAAGGACGCTATTGCCGATGTGGTGGAAATCCTGCGCGGACAGGACTTCTACCGCCCGGCCCACGAGACCATCTACGAGGCCGTCATCGACCTCTACGGACGCGGAGAACCCGCAGATGCCGTCACGGTATCCGATGAGCTGACCAAGCGTGGCGAAATCAACCGGATCGGCGGTCCGGCGTACCTGCACGAACTCATTCAGACGGTGCCCACTGCCGCGAATGCGGGCTACTACGCCGAGATCGTGGCCGAGCGTGCCGTGCTCCGGCGGCTGGTCAATGCCGGCACCAAGATCGTGCAGCTTGGCTATGGCCAGGACGGCGAGGTGGAGGACCTGGTCAACCAGGCCCAGGCGGAGGTCTACGCCGTCGCCGAACGCCGCACGGCCGAGGACTACGTCGTCCTGAAGGACGTCATGGAGTCCACCGTGGATGAGATCGAGGCCTCCGGCCACCGCGGCGAAGGCATGGTGGGCGTTCCCACCGGCTTCTACGAGCTGGACGAGCTGACCCATGGGCTGCATCCCGGCCAGATGATCGTTATTGCTGCGCGCCCGGCTGTGGGTAAGTCCACCTTCGCGCTGGACTTTGCCCGCTCCGCCGCCATCAAACACAACCTGAGCACGGTCATGTTCTCCCTGGAAATGGGACGCAACGAGATTGCCATGCGTCTGCTCTCGGCAGAGGCCACCATCGGGCTGCAGGACCTGCGCAAGGGCACCATCAAGGATGAGCAGTGGTCCAAGATCGCCACCACCATGGGACGCATGAATGATGCCCCGCTGTTCATTGATGACAGCCCCAATATGTCCCTCATGGAGATCCGGGCCAAGTGCCGCCGCCTCAAGCAGCAGCACGATCTCAAGCTCGTGATCCTTGACTACCTGCAGCTCATGAGCTCAGGCAAGAAGGTGGAGTCCCGCCAGCAGGAAGTCTCCGAGTTCTCACGTGCGCTGAAGCTGCTTGCCAAGGAGCTGCAGGTTCCCGTCATTGCGCTGTCGCAGCTGAACCGCGGCTCTGAGCAGCGCCAGGACAAGCGGCCCATGGTCTCCGACCTTCGTGAATCCGGCTCCATCGAGCAGGATGCCGACATGGTGATCCTGCTGCACCGCGAGGATGTGTACGACAAAGAATCCCCGCGCGCCGGTGAGGCGGACATCCTCGTGGCAAAGCACCGTAACGGCCCCACCAAGGACATCGTGGTGGCCTTCCAGGGCCACTACTCGCGGTTCGCCAACATGGCCGGTGATGCCGGAGGCGGCGGATTCTAG